GATTTCATTGTGTTAGTTATAAGGGCCGTCTGGTAACTCGTTCCTAGATGTTATAGCCATAGACCATTTCACAGCAAGTTAACTCATCAGTTAATTCTAATTATACCGCTATAGAGTATGGATCTGCTTGGATTTTCAGTTTTAAGAACATTCGTGTCTAGACGTTAGGGGGTTTTGCTTTAAATTGATGACATATTTAattttgccatatttaatgttttattacaaCCGTCTTCTGGGCTCCTAATGTGCCGTGATTACATATATATTGTTAGAACTGACCACATCCTGGCACGTTTAGTACATATGGCTGCTTTATAAGTGCTGTAACGCTCCTCAAGATCTTCTAAGTTGCCAGAGCATAGTCCAGCTCTGCTCTCTACTCTTTCTTCCATTCTGCCATATGTTAAACCACTCTATCCGTATCTGTGCTGTGTGCCCGATCACTCCTTCCAAGGGGTGGACAAGATCTCTTGGTGCCTATAGGTGCATCCATACGGGATGTAATATTTTGCAACGTTGCTGCGGAATATGCCCTcttgcggaatattcagcaccaaaatctgcactgctaacacgcctattttgatgctgaattgaaaatagcataattctgcatcaaaatccacatttcgacgtgtgtattttggtgcagaattctgggaaggcatattctgcaacatcgttgcagaatattccaccctgtgtgaaagcGCCTCAAGGCAGAGTTTTCAATGTTCACTCCCCAGTTGTGCCTGGAGTTCCGCATGATAGCTGTTCAATAGACAAATAGTCCTTTAATTGCACTTGTCaaactaaagctggccatacacttcAGATAAAAGTTGCCTGAAATGGCTGATTTTGGGTGACCACTGGCTGCAAAATGAATATGATCTGTCATTCATGATGGCCAATGGTAGGCTTTGGTCTACCAAAAGTCTGACCCATTCCATCAGAAAATTCCAACTGAGGAGGCCAAAATTGCAAGTGTATGGCATGACCGGTCGTATTTGGCCAATCAAGCCATTTTTTGTAAGCCATTGAGTGGTGAAATATAAAGAAATAAATCTACATACACCTCCTTTAAATATGCCCCCATTCAGCACAGGAGCCCTGTTCGCAAGCGCTCCAAACCCGGAAGAAGTTGGTAGTGATCACCTGCTGAGTTTGGAGTGGTGGTGACTAGGGCTGATATGCTGGATGAGAAGACACTTAGGCGAGTGTagacttatttctttattttactcaTACGAACCATCCCGTGTGCAATTGATCGGCCGAATCATGGCTAATTGATCTCTTAGATGTATGGGCAGCTTTATGTGCCAGATAACTCCTTGCATACCACTGCTATGTTCCAGACCATGACTTCACCAGATGTTCCATGTGCCAGAACACTCCTTCCCTAGCTGTGCTACGTGCTAGAACACACCTTCCTTAACCCTATGTTCCAGACCACTCTTTCCATGGCTGTCCTGATCACAAGTTCTCTAGCCCTGCTACAGTATTTGCCTGCAATATCCCAGATCACTCCCTAAAATAAAGGAATGATACGTAAAGGCTCATTGTTGAAGAATCCAAGATTGATGTTGTTTGGTTTGATTTAATTGTTTCTAACCTTGTTTTAGGGACCTGGAAGTTCAGTTCTCAGTCTCTGAAGTACCAGTCCTGGTTGTCCTGAAGCCATCTGGAGAGATCCTCTCTCCAAATGCAGTGGATGAAGTGACTCGCCTAGGACCTCCGTGCTTCAAGAATTGGCAGGAAGTCTCTGACATCattgacaggagtttccttcttcCAGAATTCTCTGACTCAACAGCTTCAAGGAGCTTTACCGACCCCATCCGTAGAATAAAGTACaaactggaggaggaggacgatgacgacgataagaagaagaaaaagaaggagcgGCCTGGAAgggacgatgatgatgatggaggtggtggaggaggaacgGGTTTTTTCTGAGCAGAACTCTTCATTACATTTTATTACAAGTAGTTCATTATTATAGATCATTGGATACAGAACCAGATACTTTATAGATACTAGAGAAATCTTTTCTTCTGTTGCAGCCAATATTATATCTAATGGTTTTATATAGACTGTTATGTCGTTTGTATAGACTTTATTCAGAGAAACCAAAACTACCCTGGTAATTTGTCTCCATTTAACGCTAATCCTGGTGTATTTTTGGTGGTAGGGTTGTGTAGCTTGGCATATGGCCAAACCCGGAAAAATAAAACTTTGCTCCTCCGACATAATTTCTGGAGTTCTCTGTTGGTATTTTGATTACTCATCAGCTTTGATAGCAATGCAAAGTCTTTTGGAACTGGGAGCTTCTGTGACCATCTGTATTTTTGAGTCTGAgttttctctttaaaggggttgtctcgcggcaaacatcaaaattttacattagcccattccccctgtcacccccctggcataaaatagcaatttaaagcggtttttaaaccgcttgctactcaccaatTCGACGAAATATGacgttttaaaaatcttctgcctaagatggccaccggtcctttcccagggatgcactgtggttttctcccatggtgcactgcggttttctcccatggtgcaccgcgggtcttctcccatggtgcaccatgggctctgtgcgttccattgccgattccagcctcctgattggctggaatcgacacacgtgacggggcggagctacgatgacgacgcggtgaccagctctccggcaagagcggccccattcaccagccagaagcacggactgcgcaagcgcgtctaaaaacgccagaagacatcagaattagacggatccatggcgacgctagcaacggagcaggtaagtgaataacttctgtatggctcatatttaatgcacgatgtacattacaaagtgcattaatatggccatacagaagtgtataaccccacttgctgccgtgagactacccctttaactatCTGCCTCACTCTCTACACAATACCTAAAATGAGACTTCTAGGGTTCATGATTGGTTACAAGAGATGAAATTCTAAGAGACTTCTTCAACGTTGGAAGAATCCAAATCTTTAATGGAGTCCTTCTGCACAGACATACCTGTAAACACCTCAAATATGATTTACTGACCAAGGAAACCCATAACTGCTCCTGAGGCTGCCCATGATAGCTATTAGCCAAATGCTTGGCTGATTGCACGTGTGTTTTGAATATAGAGAGGGGATGAAGCCTTTGCCGGATAGCTCTGGTAGCAGCTTATCTCTCTAAAAACAAAAGGTGAAGGCAATTGAAGTCCAACTACATAATTATCTCTCCCTTCCCCCTCTTCTGCCAATGGGGAGAGTCTAGCAGATTCGGCTGATCTAGAGGTAATCTGTATGGCCACCCTGAAAGTCCTTTTACAGTGGTGGAATTCTGATTGAAATGTATGTCGATCGGTACTCATTTTGTTTTTCTTCACACAGGCTGAGAAGCTTCAGCTtatggggatgaacaattgtaattaaaagggttgtccagtccACTTGTAAACTACAGAACAGGCTATCATAacagatcagtgggagtctgccaCCCGgtacccctgctgatcagttatTTGCTGAGTTGTATTCAGAcaatgagctgatttttgcaggaagcagacagctctattctcactgcagtggccaggcttagtattgcaggtcagattcccattcacatcaatgtgaattgggcctgcaataccacgtctgtccactgcagtgagaacggagctgtctgtttcatGCTTAAATCAGCTTTAGTGTACAAGTACACAGGccaagtgaacagctgattgacaaGGGTCTCTGGCAATGGAAGCCCGTCAatgtattattgatgacctatcctgctgataggtcatcaatggtttacaactgaacaacactTCCATGCCACTATTCTATTCCTCCAGTCTATGCCACTTCTCCCCCCTCTCTATCATGCTGTGCCGCTTCTCTCCCCCTTTTCCATTCTGCttctttccctcttcttcttgcctcttctctctccccctcttcatGCCActtctcctctttttccattctgcTTCTCTCACCCTTCTCCTTGccgcttctctccccctctccatgccgcttctctctcccccatctccatggcgcttTTCTCACCCCCCCATCTCCATGCTGCTTTCCCCGTCTCCATTCCACTTTCCCCCCCtgtctccatgccgcttctctttccccctctccgtccatgccacttctctctcccccctctctgtccatgctgcttctct
The nucleotide sequence above comes from Eleutherodactylus coqui strain aEleCoq1 chromosome 2, aEleCoq1.hap1, whole genome shotgun sequence. Encoded proteins:
- the NXNL1 gene encoding nucleoredoxin-like protein 1 isoform X2, which codes for MAELFLGKVLLKNNSDLDELDTDREIWERLENRILLLYFAESGCLRCQEFAPLLKDFFTKLTDEFYVNRSCQLALVYVTRDRIEEEHDSFIRDMPKRWLLVPFEDEEFRRDLEVQFSVSEVPVLVVLKPSGEILSPNAVDEVTRLGPPCFKNWQEVSDIIDRSFLLPEFSDSTASRSFTDPIRRIKYKLEEEDDDDDKKKKKKERPGRDDDDDGGGGGGTGFF